The Pseudomonas allokribbensis genome has a window encoding:
- the hbdH gene encoding 3-hydroxybutyrate dehydrogenase → MTTLSGKTALVTGSTSGIGLGIALTLAKAGANLILNGFGDASKVIAEVEQFGGKVGHHPADVSSPEQIADMIAYAEREFGGVDILVNNAGIQHVAAVEEFPVERWDSIIAINLSSVFHSTRLSLPAMRDKGWGRIVNIASVHGLVGSTGKAAYVAAKHGVIGLTKVVGLETAASNVTCNAICPGWVLTPLVQKQIDDRAAKGVDPQQAQHDLLAEKQPSLEFVTPAHLGELVLFLCSEAGSQVRGAAWNIDGGWLAQ, encoded by the coding sequence ATGACGACTCTTTCTGGCAAGACCGCACTGGTCACCGGCTCCACCAGCGGCATCGGACTGGGCATTGCGCTGACGTTGGCCAAGGCCGGCGCCAACCTGATCCTCAACGGCTTTGGCGATGCTTCGAAGGTGATTGCCGAAGTCGAGCAGTTCGGCGGCAAGGTCGGCCATCACCCGGCAGACGTCAGCAGCCCTGAACAGATCGCCGACATGATCGCCTACGCCGAGCGCGAGTTCGGTGGCGTGGACATTCTGGTCAACAACGCCGGCATCCAGCACGTCGCGGCGGTTGAAGAGTTTCCGGTGGAGCGTTGGGACTCGATCATCGCCATCAACCTGTCGTCGGTGTTTCACAGCACCCGCCTGAGCCTGCCGGCCATGCGCGACAAGGGCTGGGGACGGATCGTCAACATTGCCTCGGTACACGGTCTGGTGGGCTCCACCGGCAAGGCCGCGTATGTAGCGGCCAAACATGGCGTGATCGGCCTGACCAAGGTTGTCGGTCTGGAAACCGCCGCCAGCAACGTCACCTGCAACGCCATCTGTCCGGGCTGGGTGCTGACACCGCTGGTGCAGAAGCAGATCGACGATCGCGCGGCGAAGGGTGTCGACCCGCAGCAGGCGCAGCACGATCTGCTCGCCGAGAAACAGCCGTCGCTGGAGTTCGTCACGCCTGCGCATCTGGGTGAACTGGTGCTGTTTTTGTGCAGCGAGGCCGGCAGTCAGGTGCGTGGTGCGGCGTGGAATATCGATGGCGGGTGGCTCGCGCAGTAA
- a CDS encoding ABC transporter ATP-binding protein → MTDNLIEIRDLSVAFNGQTVVRNLCLDIRPGECLALVGESGSGKSVTAHSILQLLPDSEAQTTGSIRYRGQELVGADPKTLRDLRGNRIAMIFQEPMTSLNPLHTIEKQIGETLLLHRGLGGKEAQKRILELLELVGIQKPKERLKAYPHQLSGGQRQRVMIAMALACEPELLIADEPTTALDVTVQRKILVLLKSLQQRLGMSLLLISHDLNLVRSIAQRVCVMKAGEIVEQAPCETLFTEPKHPYSCVLLNAEPEGEALPRDERENVLEVDDLRVDFTVGGGLFQRKQYLRAVDGISLNIQRGKTLGIVGESGSGKSTLGQAILRLLDSEGSIRFQGQSLDDLNQKQMRPWRRQMQVVFQDPFGSLSPRMSVAQIISEGLEVHCQSTADECDAQVIRVLKEVGLDPDSRHRYPHEFSGGQRQRIAIARALVLKPALILLDEPTSALDRTVQKQVVALLRQLQEKHGLTYLFISHDLAVVRALAHDMIVIKDGKVVERGASHDVFDSPQHPYTKELLAAAHPG, encoded by the coding sequence ATGACTGACAACCTGATCGAAATCCGTGACCTCAGCGTCGCCTTCAATGGCCAGACCGTGGTGCGCAATCTGTGCCTGGATATCCGCCCCGGCGAGTGTCTGGCACTGGTCGGCGAGTCGGGGTCGGGCAAATCGGTGACAGCCCACTCGATCCTGCAACTGCTCCCGGACAGCGAAGCCCAGACCACCGGCAGCATTCGCTATCGCGGCCAGGAGCTGGTGGGAGCTGATCCCAAGACCTTGCGCGACTTGCGGGGCAACCGCATCGCGATGATCTTCCAGGAGCCGATGACCTCGCTCAACCCGCTGCACACCATCGAAAAGCAGATTGGCGAAACCCTGCTGCTGCACCGTGGCCTGGGCGGCAAAGAGGCGCAGAAACGTATTCTCGAACTGCTCGAACTGGTCGGCATCCAGAAACCGAAAGAACGGTTGAAGGCTTACCCCCACCAATTGTCCGGCGGCCAGCGACAACGCGTCATGATCGCCATGGCTCTGGCCTGCGAACCGGAACTGTTGATCGCCGACGAGCCGACCACGGCCCTCGACGTCACCGTGCAGCGCAAGATCCTGGTGCTGCTCAAATCCCTGCAGCAACGGCTTGGCATGTCGCTGCTGCTGATCAGCCATGACCTCAATCTGGTGCGCAGCATCGCTCAACGGGTGTGCGTGATGAAGGCCGGGGAAATCGTCGAGCAGGCACCGTGCGAAACCCTGTTCACAGAGCCGAAACACCCTTACAGCTGCGTGTTGCTCAACGCCGAACCCGAGGGAGAAGCGCTTCCCCGGGACGAACGGGAAAACGTGCTGGAAGTCGATGACCTGCGGGTTGATTTCACGGTGGGCGGCGGGCTGTTCCAGCGCAAGCAATACCTGCGTGCCGTTGACGGTATCAGTCTGAACATCCAGCGTGGCAAAACGTTGGGCATCGTCGGTGAATCCGGCTCGGGCAAGTCAACGCTGGGTCAGGCAATCCTGCGCTTACTCGATTCCGAAGGCAGCATCCGCTTTCAGGGCCAGTCCCTCGATGACCTGAACCAGAAGCAAATGCGCCCATGGCGCCGGCAGATGCAGGTGGTGTTTCAGGACCCGTTCGGCAGCCTCAGCCCACGCATGTCGGTGGCACAGATCATCAGCGAAGGGCTGGAGGTACACTGCCAGTCCACCGCCGATGAGTGCGACGCCCAGGTGATTCGGGTGCTCAAGGAAGTCGGCCTCGACCCCGACAGCCGTCATCGCTACCCCCACGAATTTTCCGGTGGCCAGCGTCAGCGTATCGCCATTGCCCGGGCACTGGTGCTCAAACCGGCGCTGATCCTGCTCGACGAACCGACCTCCGCACTGGATCGCACCGTGCAGAAACAGGTGGTCGCCCTGCTCCGCCAGCTTCAGGAAAAACATGGCCTGACGTACCTGTTCATCAGCCACGATCTGGCAGTGGTACGCGCCCTCGCTCACGACATGATCGTGATCAAGGATGGCAAAGTGGTCGAACGCGGCGCCAGTCACGACGTGTTCGACTCGCCGCAGCATCCCTATACCAAAGAGCTGTTGGCGGCGGCGCATCCGGGATAG
- a CDS encoding ABC transporter permease has product MFKLSPLGRRRFERFKKNRRGWWSLWLFIGLFVISLGGELIANDKPLVVSYQGQWYFPVFKRHTEQEFGGQLPFQADYRSDYVQNLIRKDGGWLLFPPIPFSDDTPNYDLNKPAPSPPTSVNWLGTDDQARDVLARVIFGARVSILFALMLTFVSALIGIAAGALQGYYGGWIDLLGQRLLEVWSGLPVLYLLIILSGFVEPNFWWLLGIMALFSWLALVDVVRAEFLRGRNLEYVKAARALGLTDRKVIFRHILPNAMNATLSYLPFILTGAISTLTALDFLGFGMPAGSASLGELIGQGKQNLQAPWLGLTAFFTLALILSLLVFIGEALRDAFDPRS; this is encoded by the coding sequence ATGTTCAAGCTCTCGCCTCTGGGCCGTCGCCGTTTCGAACGCTTCAAGAAAAACCGTCGGGGCTGGTGGTCGCTGTGGTTGTTCATTGGTCTGTTCGTGATCAGCCTCGGTGGCGAACTGATCGCCAACGACAAACCGCTGGTCGTCAGCTATCAGGGCCAGTGGTACTTCCCGGTGTTCAAGCGCCACACCGAACAGGAATTTGGCGGCCAGTTGCCGTTCCAGGCCGATTACCGCAGCGACTACGTCCAGAACCTGATTCGCAAGGACGGTGGCTGGTTGCTGTTTCCGCCGATCCCGTTCAGTGATGACACACCGAACTACGACCTCAACAAACCGGCGCCGAGCCCACCGACTTCGGTCAACTGGCTGGGCACCGACGATCAGGCGCGGGACGTGCTGGCACGGGTGATTTTCGGCGCGCGGGTGTCGATCCTGTTCGCGCTGATGCTGACCTTCGTCAGCGCCCTGATCGGCATCGCGGCCGGCGCCCTGCAAGGCTATTACGGCGGCTGGATCGACTTGCTCGGTCAGCGCCTGCTCGAAGTCTGGTCGGGGCTGCCGGTGCTGTACCTGCTGATCATTCTGTCGGGGTTTGTCGAGCCGAACTTCTGGTGGCTGCTGGGGATCATGGCACTGTTTTCATGGCTGGCGCTGGTGGATGTGGTGCGGGCCGAATTCCTGCGCGGGCGCAACCTCGAATACGTCAAGGCTGCGCGGGCGCTGGGCCTGACCGACCGCAAGGTGATCTTCCGGCACATCCTGCCCAATGCGATGAATGCCACGTTGAGCTACCTGCCGTTCATTCTGACCGGGGCGATTTCCACCCTGACCGCGCTGGATTTCCTGGGTTTCGGCATGCCCGCCGGCAGTGCGTCGCTGGGCGAGTTGATCGGCCAGGGCAAACAGAACCTGCAAGCACCGTGGCTGGGATTGACGGCGTTTTTCACCCTCGCGTTGATTCTGTCCTTGTTGGTATTCATCGGCGAAGCGTTGCGCGATGCCTTTGACCCGCGCTCATGA
- a CDS encoding acetoacetate--CoA ligase, producing MSDILWQPDAKRIARSRMDGFRRFINQRHHLHLDDYPALHQWSIDQREAFWQAIVDFFGIIFHTQPDAVLREGLQMPGAEWFLGATLNFAEHLLSRRDDAVAVIAIAENGQRELLTWAELAQQVAGFQASLQAAGVVLGDRVAACMPNTWQTLVAMLATTSLGAIWSCSSPDFGTHGVIDRFGQIEPKVLITCAGYRYAGKEIDQTVKINEILEQLPTLQQLIIVPYARPHAHATDYRTPANVTLWDDFYEPGDEPQFVPVPFDHPLYVLYSSGTTGVPKCIVHSTGGVLLQHAKEHGLHVDLGPGDRLFYYTTCGWMMWNWLVSALAVGSAVVLYDGSPFYPDNQRLLELLDDEQVSVFGTSPKFLATLESSGIKPQESHDLSHLKTLLCTGSALSPQSYDFVYRDFKPDVCLSSMSGGTDIVSCFVNGNPMSAVRRGEIMGKSLAMAVEVWNDAGQPVIGEKGELVCTRPFPAMPIGLWNDPDGEKLRKSYFSQFPGVWAQGDYAEQLPHGGMLIHGRSDAVLNPGGVRIGTAEIYRQVEKVPEVLDSVAIGQQWQDNVRVVLFVRLKEGVTLDEALQQQIRQVIRANTTPRHVPAKIVAVTDIPRTISGKVVELAVRNVVHGEPVKNTDALANPEALEQFRNRVELRD from the coding sequence ATGTCCGACATTCTCTGGCAGCCCGATGCCAAACGCATTGCCCGGTCCCGCATGGACGGCTTCCGGCGCTTTATCAATCAGCGCCATCATCTGCACCTCGACGACTACCCTGCCCTGCACCAATGGTCCATCGACCAGCGCGAAGCCTTCTGGCAGGCAATCGTCGATTTCTTCGGCATCATCTTTCACACCCAGCCCGATGCCGTTTTGCGTGAGGGCCTGCAGATGCCGGGCGCCGAATGGTTTCTCGGCGCCACCCTGAACTTCGCCGAACACCTGTTGAGTCGACGGGACGATGCCGTCGCCGTGATTGCCATTGCGGAAAACGGCCAGCGTGAATTGTTGACCTGGGCCGAACTGGCCCAGCAAGTCGCCGGGTTCCAGGCCAGCCTGCAAGCGGCCGGTGTCGTGCTCGGTGACCGGGTCGCGGCGTGCATGCCCAACACCTGGCAAACCCTGGTGGCGATGCTGGCGACCACCAGCCTCGGCGCGATCTGGTCATGTTCCTCACCGGACTTTGGCACCCACGGCGTCATCGACCGCTTTGGCCAGATCGAGCCGAAAGTGCTGATCACCTGCGCCGGCTACCGTTACGCCGGCAAAGAGATCGACCAGACCGTCAAGATCAACGAAATCCTCGAACAGCTGCCGACCTTGCAGCAGTTGATCATCGTGCCGTACGCACGCCCTCACGCCCATGCCACGGATTACCGGACGCCCGCCAACGTTACTTTGTGGGATGACTTCTATGAGCCGGGCGATGAACCGCAGTTCGTCCCGGTGCCGTTCGACCATCCGCTGTATGTGCTGTATTCCAGCGGTACTACCGGCGTGCCGAAGTGCATCGTCCACAGCACGGGCGGCGTACTGCTGCAACACGCCAAGGAGCACGGGTTGCATGTCGATCTGGGGCCCGGCGACCGTTTGTTCTACTACACCACCTGCGGCTGGATGATGTGGAACTGGCTGGTGTCCGCACTGGCGGTCGGCAGCGCAGTGGTGCTGTATGACGGCTCACCGTTTTATCCGGACAACCAGCGATTGCTGGAGCTGCTTGATGACGAACAAGTCAGCGTGTTCGGCACCAGCCCGAAATTCCTTGCGACCCTGGAAAGCAGTGGCATCAAGCCGCAAGAAAGTCATGACCTGAGTCACCTGAAAACCTTGCTCTGCACCGGTTCCGCGTTGTCGCCGCAGAGTTACGACTTCGTCTATCGCGACTTCAAACCCGACGTTTGCCTGTCCTCGATGTCCGGTGGTACGGACATCGTGTCCTGCTTCGTCAACGGCAACCCGATGTCCGCGGTACGCCGGGGCGAGATCATGGGTAAGAGCCTGGCCATGGCGGTCGAAGTGTGGAACGACGCCGGGCAACCGGTGATCGGCGAAAAAGGCGAGCTGGTGTGTACCCGGCCATTCCCGGCGATGCCGATTGGATTGTGGAATGACCCGGACGGCGAGAAGCTGCGCAAATCCTACTTCAGCCAGTTCCCCGGCGTCTGGGCCCAGGGGGACTACGCCGAACAGTTGCCTCACGGCGGGATGTTGATCCACGGCCGCTCCGATGCAGTGCTCAACCCCGGCGGCGTGCGCATCGGCACAGCGGAAATCTACCGGCAGGTGGAGAAAGTCCCTGAGGTACTGGACAGCGTTGCCATCGGCCAACAATGGCAGGACAACGTGCGCGTGGTGCTGTTCGTGCGCCTCAAGGAGGGCGTAACGCTGGATGAGGCGCTGCAACAGCAGATCCGCCAGGTGATTCGCGCCAACACCACACCGCGCCATGTACCGGCGAAGATCGTCGCGGTCACGGACATTCCACGCACCATCAGCGGCAAAGTGGTGGAACTGGCCGTGCGCAATGTGGTGCACGGTGAGCCGGTGAAAAACACCGATGCGCTGGCCAATCCTGAAGCGCTTGAGCAGTTTCGCAATCGGGTCGAACTTCGCGACTGA
- a CDS encoding sigma-54 interaction domain-containing protein codes for MNTTESLKDYQRVRTLAIRSLFEIIEQSSEGTVIVDRDANIVWMNERYARRFGLDSAAGAIGKPCESVIPGSLLREVVRTGRPILLDMQDTPKEPLVVMRLPIHDDAGSVIGAIGFALFDELRSLSPMLKRYLSMQEELASTRSLLRARQTKYNFAHFIGTSAASLEVKRRARRSASAESPVLLLGETGSGKELLAQAIHGASPRAHKAFVSINSAAIPEALLEAEFFGTAPGAFTGADRKGRTGKLQIAQGGTLFLDEIGDMPLPLQSKLLRVLQEKEFEPVGSNDVIQSDVRVIAATSTDLEAAIKRGEFRADLYYRLNVLPIQVPPLRERLDDLPALSEAILEELRSQHELNREALELLGQHAWPGNIRELRNVLERAALLSDDLMLTASDIRAAIGTFTPVERASTSVSEPTGNETFSQARERFDRQLIQSTLAQCGGKVIEAAERLGLGRSTLYKKMIALGIAESQ; via the coding sequence ATGAACACCACCGAAAGCCTCAAGGATTACCAACGGGTCCGCACGCTGGCGATCCGTTCGTTGTTCGAGATCATCGAGCAATCGAGCGAAGGCACGGTGATTGTCGACCGCGATGCGAACATCGTCTGGATGAACGAGCGCTATGCCCGACGCTTCGGGCTGGACTCTGCGGCCGGGGCCATCGGCAAGCCCTGTGAAAGCGTGATTCCTGGCAGTCTGCTGCGTGAAGTGGTGCGCACCGGGCGACCGATTCTGCTGGACATGCAGGACACGCCGAAAGAACCGCTGGTGGTGATGCGCCTGCCGATCCATGACGATGCTGGATCGGTGATCGGCGCCATCGGCTTCGCCCTGTTCGATGAACTGCGCAGCCTGTCGCCGATGCTCAAGCGCTACCTGAGCATGCAGGAAGAGCTGGCCTCAACCCGTTCGTTGCTGCGCGCCCGCCAGACCAAATACAACTTCGCCCACTTCATCGGCACCAGCGCCGCGAGCCTGGAGGTAAAACGCCGTGCCCGTCGCAGCGCCAGTGCCGAGTCACCGGTTCTGCTGCTGGGTGAGACCGGCAGCGGCAAGGAGTTGCTGGCCCAGGCGATCCACGGCGCTTCGCCCCGGGCGCACAAGGCCTTCGTCAGCATCAACAGTGCGGCAATTCCTGAAGCGCTGCTCGAGGCCGAGTTCTTCGGCACCGCGCCCGGCGCCTTCACCGGAGCCGACCGCAAGGGCCGCACCGGCAAATTGCAGATTGCTCAGGGCGGGACGCTGTTTCTCGACGAAATCGGCGACATGCCGCTGCCACTGCAAAGCAAGTTGTTGCGGGTGCTTCAAGAAAAAGAATTCGAACCCGTAGGTTCCAACGACGTGATCCAGAGCGATGTGCGGGTGATTGCCGCGACCTCGACGGATCTGGAGGCGGCGATCAAGCGCGGCGAGTTCCGCGCCGACTTGTACTACCGGCTCAATGTGCTGCCGATTCAGGTGCCGCCACTGCGTGAACGGCTGGACGATTTGCCAGCCCTAAGTGAAGCGATTCTTGAAGAGCTGCGCAGCCAGCATGAACTCAATCGCGAAGCCCTGGAGCTGCTGGGGCAGCACGCCTGGCCGGGGAACATTCGCGAGTTGCGCAATGTGCTGGAACGAGCGGCGTTGCTCAGTGATGACTTGATGCTGACGGCGAGCGACATTCGCGCGGCGATTGGTACGTTTACACCGGTCGAGCGAGCATCGACGTCAGTGTCAGAGCCAACAGGCAACGAGACCTTCAGCCAGGCTCGGGAGCGTTTTGACCGGCAGTTGATTCAATCGACCCTCGCGCAATGCGGAGGCAAGGTGATTGAAGCGGCTGAGCGATTGGGGCTTGGGCGTTCGACGCTGTACAAGAAGATGATTGCGCTGGGGATTGCAGAGTCTCAATAA
- a CDS encoding GntP family permease: protein MSVIIALAALALLMLAAYRGYSVILFAPIAALGAVLLTDPSAVAPAFTGVFMEKMVGFIKLYFPVFLLGAVFGKLIELSGFSRSIVAAAIRLLGTRQAMLVIVLVCALLTYGGVSLFVVVFAVYPFAAEMFRQSNIPKRLIPATIALGAFSFTMDALPGTPQIQNIIPSTFFNTTAWAAPWLGLIGTIFVFCAGMLFLQRQRNKAQRAGEGYGTELRNEPETAEDLKLPNPWLALSPLLAVGIMNLLFTQWIPQWYGKTHSLALPGMAAPVTTEIAKLTAIWAVQAALLVGILMVLAFGFQAIRSKLAEGSKSAVSGALLAAMNTASEYGFGAVIASLPGFLVLADWLKSIPNPLVNEAITVTLLAGITGSASGGMSIALAAMSEQFISAAHAANIPLEVLHRVAAMASGGMDTLPHNGAVITLLAVTGLTHREAYKDIFCITLIKTLAVFVVIGTFYATGIV from the coding sequence ATGAGTGTGATCATCGCCTTGGCAGCCCTCGCGCTGCTGATGCTCGCGGCCTACCGTGGCTACAGCGTTATCCTTTTTGCCCCGATCGCCGCCCTCGGCGCCGTCCTGCTCACCGACCCGTCCGCCGTCGCCCCTGCCTTCACCGGGGTGTTCATGGAGAAAATGGTCGGCTTCATCAAACTCTACTTTCCCGTATTCCTGCTCGGCGCCGTGTTCGGCAAGCTGATCGAGCTCTCGGGTTTCTCCCGTTCGATTGTCGCGGCAGCCATTCGCTTGCTCGGCACCCGCCAGGCGATGCTCGTAATCGTGCTGGTCTGCGCCCTGCTCACCTACGGCGGCGTTTCGCTGTTCGTGGTGGTGTTTGCGGTCTATCCGTTCGCAGCGGAAATGTTCCGCCAGAGCAACATCCCCAAGCGCCTGATCCCGGCGACCATCGCCCTCGGCGCGTTCTCGTTCACCATGGACGCCCTGCCCGGCACACCACAGATCCAGAACATCATTCCCAGCACCTTCTTCAACACCACCGCGTGGGCGGCGCCCTGGTTGGGCCTGATCGGCACGATTTTCGTGTTCTGCGCCGGCATGCTGTTCTTGCAGCGTCAACGCAACAAGGCTCAGCGCGCCGGCGAAGGCTATGGCACCGAACTGCGCAATGAACCGGAAACTGCCGAAGATCTGAAGCTGCCGAACCCGTGGCTGGCGCTGTCGCCACTGCTCGCGGTGGGCATCATGAACCTGCTGTTCACCCAGTGGATTCCGCAGTGGTACGGCAAGACCCACAGCCTCGCGCTGCCGGGCATGGCCGCGCCGGTGACCACCGAAATCGCCAAACTCACGGCGATCTGGGCGGTGCAGGCAGCCTTGCTGGTGGGCATCCTGATGGTGCTGGCGTTCGGTTTTCAGGCGATTCGCAGCAAGCTTGCCGAAGGCAGCAAAAGCGCGGTCAGCGGTGCACTGCTGGCGGCAATGAACACCGCATCGGAATACGGTTTCGGTGCGGTCATCGCCTCGTTGCCGGGTTTTCTGGTGCTCGCCGACTGGCTCAAGAGCATTCCCAATCCGCTGGTCAACGAAGCGATCACCGTGACCCTGCTGGCCGGTATCACTGGCTCTGCCTCGGGCGGCATGAGCATCGCCCTGGCAGCGATGTCCGAACAGTTCATCAGCGCCGCCCACGCCGCCAACATTCCGCTCGAAGTGCTGCACCGCGTGGCCGCCATGGCCAGCGGTGGCATGGACACCCTGCCGCACAACGGCGCGGTGATCACGTTGCTGGCGGTCACCGGCCTGACCCACCGTGAAGCCTACAAAGACATTTTCTGTATTACGCTGATCAAGACCCTGGCGGTTTTTGTGGTAATCGGCACTTTCTACGCCACTGGCATTGTGTGA
- a CDS encoding PilT/PilU family type 4a pilus ATPase: protein MEIDALLKQLASRHGSDLFLSTGAPPSARFDGVLTPLSEQPFKPGEVATVAASLMDAEQRREFDRDLEMNLAISRTGIGRFRVNIFKQRNDVSIVIRNVKLDIPRFEDLKLPPVLLETVMLKQGLILFVGATDSGKSTSLAALIDHRNRHSSGHIITIEDPVEYIHRHKKSIINQREVGVDTRSFHAALKNTLRQAPDVVLIGEIRDRETMEHALAFAETGHLVLSTLHANNANQALDRIINFFPEERRAQLLHALGNHLKVFVSQRLVRTRDGQRRAAAEVMLGTPTIADLIRRNDFGELKTIMEKSAELGMQTFDGALFALVAEGVIDEDEALKNADSVNNLRLRLKLHADTMPSPPPSTGEWGLMD, encoded by the coding sequence ATGGAAATCGACGCACTGCTCAAACAACTGGCCAGCCGCCACGGTTCAGATCTGTTCCTGTCCACGGGGGCGCCACCCAGTGCGCGGTTCGATGGCGTGCTGACACCGTTGAGCGAGCAGCCGTTCAAGCCCGGCGAAGTGGCGACTGTCGCCGCCTCCCTGATGGACGCCGAGCAGCGCCGGGAGTTCGACCGGGATCTGGAAATGAACCTGGCGATTTCCCGAACCGGGATCGGTCGTTTCCGGGTCAACATCTTTAAACAGCGCAATGACGTGTCGATCGTGATCCGTAACGTCAAACTCGACATCCCCCGATTCGAAGACCTGAAGCTGCCGCCGGTACTGCTCGAAACGGTGATGCTCAAGCAGGGGCTTATCCTGTTTGTCGGCGCCACCGACTCGGGCAAGTCCACCTCGCTGGCAGCGCTGATCGATCATCGCAATCGCCACAGCAGCGGGCACATCATCACCATTGAAGACCCGGTGGAATACATCCATCGACACAAGAAATCGATCATCAACCAGCGAGAAGTCGGGGTCGATACCCGCAGTTTTCACGCGGCGCTGAAAAACACCCTGCGTCAGGCACCGGACGTGGTGCTGATCGGTGAAATCCGTGACCGCGAGACCATGGAACATGCGCTCGCATTCGCCGAAACCGGGCATCTGGTGTTGTCGACGTTGCATGCCAACAACGCCAATCAGGCGCTGGACCGGATCATCAATTTCTTCCCCGAAGAGCGCCGCGCGCAATTGCTGCATGCCTTGGGCAATCACCTGAAGGTGTTTGTATCCCAGCGTCTGGTGCGAACACGGGACGGGCAGCGGCGAGCGGCAGCAGAAGTGATGCTCGGGACGCCGACGATTGCCGACCTGATCCGGCGCAATGACTTTGGTGAGCTGAAAACCATCATGGAAAAATCGGCGGAACTGGGCATGCAGACTTTTGACGGTGCGTTGTTTGCACTGGTGGCGGAAGGGGTGATCGATGAAGACGAGGCCCTGAAAAACGCGGACTCGGTGAACAACCTGCGCCTGCGTCTGAAACTGCACGCCGACACCATGCCGTCCCCACCACCATCGACTGGCGAGTGGGGACTGATGGACTGA